From Fusarium poae strain DAOMC 252244 chromosome Unknown contig_3, whole genome shotgun sequence, one genomic window encodes:
- a CDS encoding uncharacterized protein (TransMembrane:1 (o310-334i)): protein MKSKSGPFNRDRFDKLATVLGHHICTSEETAPVSSWGVQAMGYLLSFTLQPENFLRCLTQQLEGAPAYIPSIDREVYLAMPGKQIEGLFRRSSSLVPTPSLLDALSIFFGLSGRDVKAFSHGHISAYESNIGLYTTDADAFRRFMKHQRQDFADHLQGRNLVPVVERFKKNLASEISATTEIGQNWGLVPDLFTSLSNLILTANMEALYGEHLLKTCPTFLRDFWAFYKAFPNISKGLPRWMMPSSYRTRDEILKSFSRWRTWCSANFDWNNHELRDVEYEPIWGTQYVRKMIQRHEALGLSENGVTVVILGYFFITMATTVPAAVWMIMHILLDEGVLRQVRHQIGPAFQSTGAGERPDIKMLMKDPLLNSIYYETLRLRVTSTVGRTSIDEGLNLAGGWNVKAGVPIMCTGSLAGLDESFWNTGQHLSADQPPHPLKTFWAERFLDRPGSTSVSGPMKKKRVQPIRDCPRRPEREVDLEHARFNASVAGLRGHFFPFGGGSFRCPGETLAKQVIFASVAILLQSCDFRLLDPEGAKKLESSHRELPFGLHSFDGSVPVEIRRL from the exons ATGAAATCCAAAAGTGGCCCATTCAACCGCGACCGATTCGACAAATTGGCAACAGTCCTGGGACACCATATCTGCACATCTG AGGAAACTGCTCCCGTGTCCTCATGGGGTGTTCAAGCCATGGGGTACCTGCTGTCGTTCACATTACAACCAGAGAACTTCCTGAGATGCCTTAC TCAGCAGCTGGAGGGAGCTCCGGCTTATATTCCGTCGATCGATCGGGAGGTATACTTGGCTATGCCTGGCAAGCAGATCGAAGGATTGTTCAGAAGAAGTAGCAGTCTGGTGCCGACGCCTAGTTTGCTTGATGCTCTTTCCATTTTCTTCGGGCTGTCAGGCCGCGATGTCAAAGCTTTCAGCCATGGCCATATATCTGCTTACGAGTCCAACATAGGACTCTACACAACAGACGCGGATGCCTTTCGGCGCTTCATGAAGCATCAAAGGCAAGACTTTGCTGATCATCTTCAAGGACGGAACTTGGTCCCTGTTGTGGAGAGATTCAAGAAGAATTTGGCATCTGAGATTTCCGCAACGACAGAGATCGGGCAGAACTGGGGCCTCGTTCCTGATCTCTTCACTTCCTTGTCAAATCTGATTCTTACGGCAAATATGGAGGCTCTGTACGGAGAACACCTGCTTAAAACTTGTCCAACTTTTCTTCGCGACTTCTGGGCCTTCTACAAAGCATTCCCGAACATCTCTAAAGGTCTACCCCGATGGATGATGCCATCGTCTTACCGGACCCGTGATGAAATACTGAAAAGCTTCAGCCGTTGGCGCACCTGGTGCTCTGCAAATTTTGACTGGAACAACCACGAGCTTCGCGACGTTGAATACGAGCCTATCTGGGGTACCCAGTACGTCCGTAAGATGATTCAGCGGCACGAGGCTCTCGGGCTCTCCGAAAATGGAGTGACCGTTGTGATTCTGGGTTACTTTTTCAT CACGATGGCAACCACCGTCCCCGCTGCTGTGTGGATGATCATGCACATCCTACTCGACGAAGGTGTGCTCCGGCAGGTACGGCACCAGATCGGTCCGGCGTTCCAGTCCACAGGAGCCGGAGAGCGACCGGATATcaagatgttgatgaaaGACCCACTCCTCAACTCCATCTACTACGAAACACTTAGGCTACGTGTCACGAGTACTGTTGGTCGAACATCCATCGACGAAGGGTTGAATCTCGCTGGAGGCTGGAACGTCAAGGCTGGCGTGCCCATCATGTGTACTGGCTCACTTGCGGGACTGGACGAATCCTTTTGGAACACCGGCCAGCACCTGTCCGCTGACCAGCCTCCGCATCCTCTGAAAACCTTCTGGGCTGAGCGGTTCCTCGATCGTCCAGGCAGCACCAGTGTCAGCGGgccgatgaagaagaagcgcgTCCAGCCCATACGAGATTGTCCACGTAGGCCAGAAAGAGAGGTGGATTTAGAGCATGCACGTTTCAACGCCTCTGTTGCTGGCTTGCGCGGtcacttcttccctttcGGCGGAGGATCATTCCGCTGTCCGGGAGAGACGTTGGCTAAACAGGTTATCTTTGCGTCAGTCGCGATACTGCTGCAAAGTTGTGATTTCAGGCTTCTAGATCCGGAGGGGGCAAAAAAGCTCGAGTCCAGCCACCGGGAACTGCCTTTTGGCCTGCATAGTTTTGATGGCTCTGTTCCGGTCGAGATTCGTAGGttatag